The genomic interval AATAGTGTATTGTTGATGGCACACGTGTTAACAAAAATTGACATCCCCATACAAAATCTGTTAATGAACAATCAAGTTGCACAAAAATAATATggggtataatataagaaataggaTACACCACTTAAGATCTTATGGCCTTTTAGTGACCTCCCAGTCAGCCCCAAACATATAGCAGACCTCAGTGTTTTGGATTGGGCCCCTTTTAAGTTTGGGGCAGACTCATCCATCACTATAAGGCCAAAAGACCCTAAGTTGTTTgtacaatttcttaaataacatatttcTATTACAGAGTGATTCCCTATATGAGCCAGCTGGGACACCCACAGTTCTCTTTCGACGTCAACAGACTTTCCTTGACATAGCCAGGTGAGTGATCTGTACTAAAGTGTGTGGAAAAATGGCTCATTTGTTTATGAAGATCCTCTTTGTCTTAAGCTACCATTTCACTTAAAGAATGTATGCTCCATAGAAATTTATGAACAAGTAAAATATTTCTAATCTTGAAGtgaacttttttatgcccctggtagggtggcatatagcagttgaactgtctgtaaGTCCGtcttgtctgtccgtccatccaaaaactttaacattggtcataacgtttgcaatattgaagatagcaacttgatatttggaatgcatgtgtatctcatggagctgcacattttaagtggtgaaaggtcaaggtcatccttcaagctcaaaggtaaaaaaacacaatccaagggaagtattaagctttaaagggagataatttctatacctgccaaatgataaatagaaatattatttcaaagcggcgcagtagggggctttgtgtttctgacaaaaacatctcttgttttgtcttAGACTTGAAGCAAAACAAGAAGCAAAAGTCATGTGGTATATCCACACTGTAACATAAATACTGTTGATGGCTAAGCAGTTACCAGCCTCCTGACAGTGCACTTAACAGTTACTGTTAGCTACAGAATGGTCATTAGGTAATATTGTTTGATATCCAACAGTTGAAGTGCCTGGTCAGATGGCATGTGATCTTACTCTTTGCTTCTATATCCAGAATTGGCATCTCAAGCTTCCATTTTGTACTGTTATTAGTATTAAAAAATTGACTTTGCCCTTACAGAGACATTGACCAGCCTGCTGACCAGACAACCAACCAGTCATCAGCCGTTCTGAATGAGTACATCCCTGCGGTTCAAACAGCACAACCCATTCCGTAAGAGCATAAGATTTTTGATGTGCATGAAATGTTATGCATGATATcttaaataatctttatttttgaATGAAGTGTTTTGATTAAAGACattgttttttaaattcattatctTGCAATGAGGCTTCTTTCGCTTTTTTTTTCATATCCTTGTTGTAGAATAAACACTAGGCTATCAATTTCAAAAGAAAGCAgattaattatatacatgtatgagctACCAAGCAAATGGACAGACCAAGCCAGGATTTAAACTCAAAAATCAATAAGCAATGTGCTTTACACACTGCATACCGGTAACCTAGATATTTTTGATGCAGAAGAACCTTTGTAAAATTTGCTAGGATGACCACACTGAAATTAGAAAATATCTgattttttgtattgaaatttacCAGATCCTTGTCAAAATAGAAATTTCTATTTCTatcaaaatgtaattttatttgagattttgaataaagatatttttatgagattttgtatattttttaaaataaaaaatatgtttctgcAGACCAAGCCGTATAACAGATACTGCCAGAGAGCAGCTCAAACAACAAGCGAGCATGTGCATCACTGGTCCCATTACAGATCCTTTGCTCCTGGAGGTGAGACGTAACCACGTCATGAAAGACGCCCTAGGCACCTTACGGTACTCACCGAGTGACCTCAGCAGCAAACTGCAGATCAAGTTCATTGGTGAGGCCGGTGTTGATCTCGGTGGTCTCCGTCGCGAGTTCTTCTCCCTCCTTGCATACCAGTTCAGCCATTCAGCGCTTACATCAGGTAAAGCTTATCATCTAGCATTGGAACCATACAATGTCTGCCAAGTGAACAACTTGATagccatattttttattatagtaTTCTTTGCATATTCTTAGAGACCAGCTTTTTTGTTGGCATCTAAATAAGGTTTAAAATATCAAGCTGTCATTGaaagttaaaagttaaaaatccataaaagtgtaATGCAAGAAATACTGAACTCAAATTCACTTGAAAAATTCAAGTATGTGTCACATGAATTATGAAATGACCTCTAGTATTGTACATCTATCAATTATAATTGGCCTGTTGATTTAGTTGTATTTTCTGGTCATTTGGGATTATAGaatgtaaacattattgttatagtAGAATACCTCTTAAGCCGGTGCTAATGGGCGTGAGTGGTGATGCATTCTCCATTACCAGAACAGACCGAATTAAACCGGGTCTGCTATTATATTTCTAGGATGCATTTTGTGCTTTCAAAGGAGACACTTTCAGAACTAATAAGATAGAGAACTATAATGGGTAACCACAGAACATTATTCCCTTATGTGTATTCAAATTCCTTATTTGTATTTGGTGTTTCAGGTTCTCCCGGGCGCCTCACATTAAGAAAGAACTTTGTGGAGCGTGAGAAGAACACCTTCTTCTACCTTGGTCAGCTTGTGGCTCTCTCCATTCTTCAAGATGGTCCAGGTCTGCCAGTGTTTGCCGACTGTGTGGTCAACAAGATACTCAACATCACAAATGGTGTCAATCCAAATGACCTCAATCCAGACTTGGTGAAAACACTTGAAGAggtatatattataatatgtgtTAATGACATAAAATAAGACCTATGATTCTTGCATATCTGACTGAGATTTCTGCTGCCTGCTTTCATTCATGCCAGGAAACCCCTTCTGGCACAGGGGGATGCCAGATGACTGGCAtgcaatttaaacattaaaattacatCAGTGCATTGTTCTCGATGTTAATGTTATGGCGTTTCGTCACTTTCTCTTAATGATATCATAATACCACGCTTCTTAAAATATGCGTCCGTAATAAAAAGAAAGCTTAAACAAATTTCATTTCAGCCGTAAATCATTCCATTTTACAACTTGTTAAATATGTAtgcaagaaaaaatatttatcacTAGTTTTAGACTCAGACCAGAATTTCCGGCCCTCGAGTAACTGTTTTGGCGGGAACTCAGCTAGCAGTTGATCCCGCCAAAACAGATACTCTCGGACCTGAAATTCAGATCCTGAACTACAACCAGTGACTGAAATTTATAATATGTAAGGAAAAGACATGCAATGTTATATAGTCAACCAACTTCACACACCCTATCCAAGTAGCAAATATTATTTGCATGAGTAATAgctcaacataattatttttttttgacataGTCAATTCTTGATGAAAATTGATTTGTTTGTGCTGAAATGGAGTTAAATGCAGTCCATCTGACTCGGGTAAACGGATCATATAATAAAGATGTATAATTTCAGATGACAGATGCTTCGACTGACCGTGAGCTCCAGGACCTTTATTTTAGCATCTATGACGAGCGAGAGGCAGCAGGGTTTATCCTGCCATCTAACATCTTCAAGAAGGACCACATCCCCCTCCTGCAGTCGGCCCTTGTTAACAACATGGTGTTGAACTGCAGAGATGAACTGGACCAGTTCATTGAAGGTaatgtgatattattattattatattgagtaACTTAGCTCCTCCAAATGTAATGAGATGTTTTTGCAAGCTGGCTTGTCAATAGATTTTCCATCAAGTTAAACACACAATGATACaagttattttcaataaaaaataaaaaatagtgaAATTGCTGCTGATCAAAATCTAAAAGCTTTCATGTATGAatcaaacattttgattaaactgCCTTTAGTGCCATTATATAAGATGtgtgtttgataatttattaaattgcattataTTCATTACTGGGTCGTTTTAAATAACATGCTTTTTATGAATCAACTTCATATGACTAGACACTATGTTTCATTTGAACATGTAACTGTGTGATGATTAAATGACTGTTTGTAGCATTAACTCAATTTGATATTATCCTTCCAGGTCTACAAACTCATGATGTTCTGACCATAGTGAGACAGGAGAAGTTGACCTGTCTATTCAGTGGTGGTAAGCCGCCAGTCACTGTTGCCGATGTAAGAGGTCTGATGAACTTTAAATATCGCGAAGATATCAACCGGGAGGCTGACCGGGAAACTGGCCAGCAGTTTGTTCGGTTCCTTCAGGCGACAAAGGGTGATGGCGCCACCATCAACGGCATTACCCTGAAGCCGAAGGATGTCCTCATGTGGATGTCGGGTTCAACAGAAATCCCAGCTGTGGGTTTCCACAAGCAGATTGACATTGAGTTTGGTGGCGAGGAAAGGGTCAACACTTGTGCACTTTGTGTTACGTTAAAGCATCTGACGCCTGCTGTTGAGGACCCTGTTTTGTATTTTACAGAGCGTTTGATAAACTCATCAACATTCGGTGATATGTGATATTTCTTTATGTTATGGAGATAAGATCTAATGTTGATGAGTTTATCAATCGCTCTGTAAAATACAAGACAAAACTCCTCACCAAACTCGATGTCTATTTGCTtgtggaaataaaaaaaacaaaaaaaaacgtttttgtattactgtttttaagtgttttgtaaatattgtataaatatatactgGAGTTAAACAATTTGTTCATTAACTAAAGTTGCTGAGCCACAGTTATCAACATGTTTCCAAATATAGTTTTTCCGTATTACTTTAGCAATATTGTATTAGTAAACAAGCTTTAAAAAGTTATGCACATGTGCCGACTTTCAAAAAAAGTTCTTGCGAACATAAATATTaaaccagggcccgtattcatcaaccaattcttagacttaagtctaagaataaagaatattctttaaataggattattaaaaaattgctttaatattaAGTCAAACTTGACATTAACTGTCTCTATCTAATTCATTCGTAATGAAGAAATTTCCTTTACGGACATAACCATCACTGGTTGCCTGTATGTTTTCAAACCATGGGCATAATTTTCTTGGTTCAAAGtatattcttaagtctaagaatgggttggtgaatacgggcccagaatGGTACAGGATCTGTAACTTAcctaatgtatattttttttctattagtTTGAGAATTGAGATTGTGTCTATTAGTTTTAGACTTGACATTGTGTCTATTAGTTTTAGACTTGACATTGTGTCTATTAGTTTTTGAGATTGTTATCAAAATAAACTGTTGCTCTTGAacgaattgtgtttatttttattcctGTATCATGTGCTTCTCCTTCAATCGAAAATAAAGTCATTCCTGTTAAAATGCACGACATATTGTTCATGAAAATGCATGTTGACCTATTTGAAGGGTATTGATATTTATTGCAGTCACTCAGATGTTGGTGCCTGTGTGAAAGTTATGTGTGCAAGACCTTATTGATGATGCCAAAAACAAACATCATCTTTTAACAACCATATTTTGTAGATATTTAAGGAATAACAAGCAAGAACTGACAGTTCATCAAGTCCTGTACCAGAGTATGTAAAAAGGAAAAGAGTCAAATATCCATAACACCCTAAAAGTTTTCcgaaataaattaaattcatgGGACACAGCTAGTGTACCATTAGACAACCTTGTAGTGTTTAAATGTTAATCCTCAGGTAGTTTTCAAAGAGTAAccataacaaaatattttctcTATACTATATATAAAAAGGGCTATAACTTATTCGAAAATAGTCAAAACCAAATAAGAAGCAAACAACTAGGATACACAAACTCCACCTTTATACCATCTTCATACATATTGTGACCTGGTTTTGCAAAGATGTCCTCACAACTAGGACCTGTTTACCAAGGAATGTTGGATGCCGATATGACTGGTATAGTGATTGTCTCTATGAGACATGTGAGCAAAAAAACATGCCAATGCTCTACAGGTCAAGTTTTGAACGATATTGATCACTAAATATGCCTCTGTTATATAGGTAAAGTTTGAATAGGGTCATTTTTGGtttgtgagctattgtgatcgccatGTGTCTGCTGTCCATAATTGTGATGCACTTGTTTAATATCAACTATTATACTGTTAACACTTCAGAGGTCACATATTTTGACCAACACTCATTACTATTACTAACAGCAAAAATGTGACTAGAGTGTTACTTTTAGACCTGATTACCTAGTGTTTGACCTTGcacaacatgtacaattttacaattgAATCATCAAGATGTATACATCTAGCTATTTTGATAAAGAGTTTACAAATTTCtctttatttgacctagtgatctagacATTGAcctatcatgttttttttttaattatataagttctccatgttagtttattttttttcttctttggcTATATTAAGTGCAAGGCGCATTTTGGCTTTGTGTTCACCTTCGATTTTGATAGGCAGTCATTGGTTATTGAATTCAGTGTTTGTGTTGATATACCGTCTCAAGGTACTTCATTCGATAACACACCTACTTCGAAGGTACCAGAGTAGTGTTTTCCATTACCTCTGTATGTTATACATTGAACTCACAGTAAATAAGAATCTGGATTGAAAGGTTGGTGTAGGGTATACCTATGAATAACATTCTGCTGGTGTACCTCAGTAAGGCTGGGTACTTCGTCATGTATGTTGTTTGCACTAACAAACTGAAGGAAACAGTAACTAGAGTGCGaacgttgtttttctttaatttgacctatttTAATAAGTCAAGTGAACCATGTTTAAAtttgaccaagatatcatttaggtgaacattctgaacaagtttgatgAGGAAAAAACCTGACCTCTAGAGCAATGTTTTCCTATACTATAAACTAGTGACCTAGTGTCTGACCCAACATGACTCTCAATCTTGACCTAAATTTAATTGAGATACAACTTCTGGCAAGTTTGATCAGCGAATTTGAAAGAACTCGAGTATTAAGGGTGAAATGTTTAATGGTCACAAAATCACGGCCACAAACGTTCATCTTGTCACTGTGTGTCAGGTGAGCTTAACATCAAATATCACTTTCAAAATCAactttatgtttttaaaacaacacaaTCGCTGAAACATGACATTGAGTATAAAAACTTCATATATCTGACATACATCAGGGTTTTCATTAGAATTCTTTGTAGCAGTCTTTTGAATTATTTGAGGAggccaagttttttttaaaataaaggtgccaaatcgtGGCTTTCGAGCGATTTTTGgcacatattttacatgtatttccCCAGTTAAAAAAGAGGATATTAATGTGAattgttaagaaaaaataaattccTCAGGTTACATCAACTCTCCGGGGTGtcgattgtcccaaatttgaaatcctgaaaataaagTCGGGGTCGAAGGGACCGGGCCCTAGCTTTATGTATAATTTCTGTacagtacataacatgtattctttacagtattaatgacaatctgaattaaacaaacactggaagttttaacattttaataagttataacttccaataatgacaatgacatttcaaaatatataactaaactaatttaaatgactagtccacaagtagttattgcaaataagaagaaacagtaacaagagtgccaaactgtcacaaggtacgcccgttcgaaggttttggacaccatgctcaatgcttgaaagtgtcctcaagacctagttattgacccggcatgacccatatttgaacttgacctagatatcacttagatgtaacatctgactaaatttggtgaagatcagatgaaaactacttcaattaaagagcggacaacatgcttaatgcttgaaatgcactatgtgacctcgtttttgacccggcatgacccatgttcgaacttgacctacatatcatctagacacaacttctgaccaaattaggtgaagatcagatgaaaactacttcaattagagagcggacaccatgctaaatgcttgaaatgcactaagtaacctcgtgacctagtttttgacccggcatgacccatatttgaacttgacctacatatcatctagacacaacttctgaccaaatttggtgaagatcggatgaatacaatttgaattagagtccggacaaagtggcgccgttgaaaatgcactaattgaccctatgacctagtttttgacccggcatgacccatattcgaacttggcctatatatcaactagatgcaactgctgaccacgtttggtgaagatcggatgaatacaatttgaaatagagtccggacaaagtggcccctttgaaaatgcacttattgaccctatgacctagtttttgacccggcatgacccatattcgaacttggcctagatatcaactagatgcaactgctgaccaagtttggtgaagatcggatgaatacaatttgaaatagagtccggacaaagtggcccctttgaaaatgcacttattgaccctatgacctagtttttgacctggcatgacccatattcgaacttggcctagatatcaactagatgcaactgctgaccaagtttggtgaagatcggatgaatacaatttgaattagagtccggacaaagtgatgccttccgcccgccgcccgcccgccgccaaggggtttcacataatacgtcccgtattttatacgggcgtataaaaactgtaaacatctttatcaactgtcaaacaataatattcaatattatgATCCTCTATTTAACACAATCGCATTTTACCAAGAGAATGTGACTAGCAATTCAAATAGAATTACCAAAGGAGTAAGTtaccttaagaaaaataaagtctgataaacatcacaagaattaaaacaattatactgaagcattttatgagcaaatactAGAACATTTATAAGTAATACTGTGTTAAGAGTACACAATAAAACAGTACAATAACAGTGTTTAACTCTTAGCACATGAGATCATTTAAACAGTTGCAAAAATTGACCTGTCAGACTGACAAAGAACAATCTCAATATAATGAACCTCCACTTAACACAATAACATTTTACCAAGAGTTTATGACTAGCACTTCAAATGAAATTACCAAATGAGTATATTACTTAATAAATTACAGTCTGATATCAGATGAGTATATGTCTGGCACTTTAAGTGACATTAACAAATGAGTACATGtacataacttaattaataaaaGTCTGATAAAAAGAAGTGTACATGTTATGAAAAGCACAAATAAAATACCAAATGAGAATATTGAGAGATAATGAGAGTCTCAATTATCAAGATTTTGATAataacagatatacatgtattaaaaaacattaaaacatgtacTAACACCAATTTGACTTTAAATAGTAAATTTTCCAGAATATAAAACAGTTTCAGGTGATTCTAATCTAAACTATATTAGAATATGACCCAGAATCAGATAGTGAATTATCGGATGATGATTGTTATGGCAACTAGACTAgttgccacaacaatcatcatcCGATAATTCACTATCTGATTCTGGTCACCATATAAGCAGTTTCATGTAATCATAGCTTGGTCACTACACAGAATTGCAAAACTCAACACATGCCAAGAAACAATCCACACCCTGGTGGTCACTCTCAATGTTCAAAGTTTGTGTTAGTCTTGTGAAGTCCTGCTCATTCAGAGGACAGTCTACATTTGACACATTGGTGATCATGTCTTCTCGGGGGGCTACCTCGACCTCATCGTCAATACCATATTCAGTATGGTCTTGGATGTCTTCCTCCGGAGCACGGAACACCATGTCGTCGATACCCCTATGACCCTGTCCAGCTTGGCGCATCATGCCCTCAATGTAGAGCTGTGTGGGGGTTCTACCTCTTTCACTGCTCAACCTGTGGCAGTTCCAGCCCTCACGGAATATGTCTAACGCTCGCTGGACACGAGGCACAAACACGTGATGAAGGCACCACATGTGCACTGGATTTGTCAAATCCAACTGTCCAGACTCCTCAAGATGTGAAAACAATCCGTGAAACACGTTTGTTGCACTGGCAAACAGGTCACGCCACATGCGTTCAATCCGCTGATTGTGGACGCTCCTTCCCGTGATGAAAGAACCCCGACGAGGTCCACGATGCGCTATCATAAACGCCCCAACGCCGGTATTTTCCAGCCCGTGATCGCTGCGGACTCTTGATGGGACACCATAGCACTGGGTGCCTGTCATGAAGGCTTTTGTCATCGTGGTAGCCTTGTTGTTGGTTGCAGCTTGGAGGAAAACACACATCCGCGAGAAGCCATCAATGCCTCCGTGTATGACAAAACCCcatctgaaaaaaaataaaaaattgtacataCTTGAATAGATATTACAATGTAAATGTACTAaaattgcaaagtattttgtttgATTTGGTGTTTATATATGGCCTCAAGTGGAATGGGGTAACAAGTCAAACCAAAATAATTGGGCCCAAATTAGTCACAAAATTCAAATCTGTTGAATATACCTTCTTATCTAACTGTAACCcaaattttaagtttttaatctTATACAATTTAGGCAGAAATTGAAGAAAACTGATACACAGTTTCCACAACATTCTAAAAAAAGCTGAAATTAGGAAAATGGAATTTTGAGCAATTAGAGCAATTTAATGCATCTTTTTGGCATATAACGCAATATTTAAATGCCTCCCCAATCAACAAACAACACCAAAATTGCACAAAATATGTGTtagataacatttaaaatttagtttgatgtcatttatttttcacaatttctgcCAAAATTTGACTGAAAATTATCCAAAATTCCACTATGTCAGCTTTTTTTTTAGATGCTTGTTCAATATGGAAACagcaaagattttttttataaatattctaaGTTCATTGAGGTAACGGTTAACGGTAATATAAAAGGTTTATATACTTTCTCACATGATTTTTGATATTAGGGCCAAAAACAGCCTTTCAAGTCCCCACCCCTTTCAAgatgatttaagaaaaaatattgcctctaaagcgttaacaaggtttttctattatttaacctagtgaccttacTTCTAACTTGACTT from Dreissena polymorpha isolate Duluth1 chromosome 1, UMN_Dpol_1.0, whole genome shotgun sequence carries:
- the LOC127850988 gene encoding uncharacterized protein LOC127850988 — translated: MADVEGFREEATRIIHSLCRNLMTQDTDANLCEASLITLTALSRNARRMCTRYPIFERLCEIIDSLMSTIEERKRTLQPLVGFFAAKQTTTRGRPLYVISREQLEYLVEAGFKRRAIASLLQVSDSVIKRSLRSYGISIRGRYSSISNEELDNLVREITDGNQTLGQRMVQGHLQSLGHRVQRQRVADSLIRVDEAAVAMRWCHSIRRRVYNVAGPNSLWHIDGNHKLIRWGFVIHGGIDGFSRMCVFLQAATNNKATTMTKAFMTGTQCYGVPSRVRSDHGLENTGVGAFMIAHRGPRRGSFITGRSVHNQRIERMWRDLFASATNVFHGLFSHLEESGQLDLTNPVHMWCLHHVFVPRVQRALDIFREGWNCHRLSSERGRTPTQLYIEGMMRQAGQGHRGIDDMVFRAPEEDIQDHTEYGIDDEVEVAPREDMITNVSNVDCPLNEQDFTRLTQTLNIESDHQGVDCFLACVEFCNSV
- the LOC127850976 gene encoding uncharacterized protein LOC127850976; translation: MPAVRTMPAIPSTPAILTTQAIPSMPTITSTPAISSTPAVTTMLAIPSTPAVTLTPAIPSTSAVTTTAAIPSSPAVRTTPAIPSSPAVRTTPAVRTMPALPSTPAVTTTPAILSTPAVRTPPAILSTPAVRTTPAIPSSPAVRTTPAVRTTPAVRTMPALPSTPAVMTTPAILSTPAIRTTPAVEIDNDFQIDIPEIQSDSLYEPAGTPTVLFRRQQTFLDIARDIDQPADQTTNQSSAVLNEYIPAVQTAQPIPPSRITDTAREQLKQQASMCITGPITDPLLLEVRRNHVMKDALGTLRYSPSDLSSKLQIKFIGEAGVDLGGLRREFFSLLAYQFSHSALTSGSPGRLTLRKNFVEREKNTFFYLGQLVALSILQDGPGLPVFADCVVNKILNITNGVNPNDLNPDLVKTLEEMTDASTDRELQDLYFSIYDEREAAGFILPSNIFKKDHIPLLQSALVNNMVLNCRDELDQFIEGLQTHDVLTIVRQEKLTCLFSGGKPPVTVADVRGLMNFKYREDINREADRETGQQFVRFLQATKGDGATINGITLKPKDVLMWMSGSTEIPAVGFHKQIDIEFGGEERVNTCALCVTLKHLTPAVEDPVLYFTERLINSSTFGDM